From Campylobacter sp. CNRCH_2014_0184h, a single genomic window includes:
- a CDS encoding methyl-accepting chemotaxis protein, which translates to MKSVKIKVALIANIIAIVCLLILGIVTFIFVKDALFQEIVNSEQNRLISTKNLMANFKDDTSDSLKKLSETILRHPYSDLNSAEKLMDNIGYQLRSFRDSGNFLAVYLAQPNGELIVSDPDSDSKGLDYGIYGKADNYDARTREFYIEAMKNNSLYITPSYIDVTTGLPCFTYAMPIYKDGNFIGVLAIDVLVKDLEDSLKQMPGASFIYDKNRFSFVSTNKNYIGSDPNVAIVADGFSKVKDGEPFFYTSKEGNERLAMCDNIDGYTVCNMAYIDTISQSSEKIAYIQAIIVIFTSIASIVLLYFIISYYLSPLQAIQNGLSSFFDFINHKTKDSAMIDVKSNDEFGVIAKAINENITKTKNALEQDAKAVEQSVETVREVE; encoded by the coding sequence GTGAAAAGTGTTAAAATAAAAGTTGCTTTGATTGCAAATATCATAGCAATTGTGTGCCTTTTGATTCTAGGAATTGTAACATTTATTTTTGTTAAAGATGCTCTTTTTCAAGAAATTGTTAATTCTGAGCAAAATCGTTTAATTTCTACAAAAAATCTTATGGCTAATTTCAAAGATGATACGTCTGATTCGTTAAAAAAACTAAGCGAAACTATACTTAGACACCCTTATTCTGATTTAAATTCTGCTGAAAAATTAATGGATAACATAGGCTATCAATTAAGATCATTCAGAGATTCTGGTAATTTTCTAGCGGTTTATCTAGCTCAACCAAATGGAGAATTAATAGTAAGTGATCCAGATAGTGATAGCAAAGGCTTAGACTATGGAATTTATGGAAAAGCTGATAATTATGATGCAAGAACAAGAGAATTTTATATAGAAGCAATGAAAAACAATAGCCTATATATCACTCCTTCTTATATTGATGTTACAACAGGTTTACCTTGCTTTACCTATGCCATGCCAATATATAAAGATGGTAATTTTATAGGAGTATTGGCAATTGATGTTTTGGTTAAAGATTTAGAAGATAGTCTTAAACAAATGCCAGGTGCTTCTTTTATTTATGACAAAAATCGTTTTTCATTTGTTTCAACAAATAAAAATTATATTGGAAGCGATCCAAATGTTGCCATTGTAGCAGATGGATTTAGCAAAGTAAAAGATGGTGAACCATTCTTTTATACTAGCAAAGAAGGAAACGAAAGACTTGCAATGTGTGATAACATAGATGGATATACAGTATGTAACATGGCTTATATTGATACAATTTCTCAATCAAGTGAGAAAATAGCCTATATACAAGCCATTATTGTTATTTTTACAAGTATTGCAAGTATTGTTTTACTTTATTTCATCATCTCTTATTATCTATCACCTTTACAAGCTATACAAAATGGTCTTAGTTCTTTCTTTGACTTCATCAATCATAAAACTAAAGATTCTGCTATGATAGATGTTAAAAGCAACGATGAATTTGGAGTAATAGCAAAAGCTATTAATGAAAACATCACTAAAACTAAAAATGCATTAGAACAAGATGCTAAAGCAGTAGAACAATCAGTAGAAACCGTTAGAGAGGTTGAAG